In Staphylococcus lloydii, the following proteins share a genomic window:
- a CDS encoding ABC transporter ATP-binding protein — translation MIKFNNVSKRYGDKLAVEDVSFNIEQGEFFVLIGPSGCGKTTTLKMINRLIALTGGYIYFNDKPISDYPVYEMRWDIGYVLQQIALFPHMTIKENIAQVPQMKKWKQQDIDKRVDELLNMVNMEPEQFKNRKPDELSGGQRQRIGVIRALAADPPVILMDEPFSALDPISREKLQDDLIELQQKIKKTIVFVTHDIEEAMKLGDRICLMNEGKVEQIDTPEGFMSNPQSDFVKQFMGDHLKRDTRNIKLRDVINHDAAQIDELQHEYPKLDGEATIKDAYPYLAQHAAVIVTDKQDNKQHILKREDMFIYLSETKGGSN, via the coding sequence ATGATTAAATTTAATAACGTGTCAAAACGTTATGGAGATAAATTAGCAGTTGAAGATGTAAGTTTTAATATAGAACAAGGGGAATTTTTTGTTTTAATAGGGCCTTCAGGCTGTGGGAAAACGACGACTTTAAAAATGATTAACCGCTTAATTGCCTTGACTGGTGGATATATATATTTTAATGACAAGCCAATTAGTGATTATCCAGTCTACGAGATGCGTTGGGATATAGGTTATGTATTGCAACAAATTGCGTTGTTTCCACATATGACAATAAAAGAAAACATAGCACAAGTGCCACAAATGAAAAAATGGAAACAACAAGATATCGATAAACGTGTAGATGAATTGTTGAATATGGTGAACATGGAACCTGAACAATTTAAAAACCGTAAACCTGATGAATTGTCAGGAGGACAGCGCCAAAGAATTGGCGTTATTCGTGCTTTAGCAGCAGATCCGCCTGTAATTTTAATGGACGAACCATTTAGTGCATTGGATCCGATTAGTCGTGAGAAATTGCAGGATGACTTGATAGAGTTACAACAAAAAATTAAGAAAACTATTGTGTTCGTTACACATGACATTGAGGAAGCGATGAAATTAGGGGATAGAATTTGTTTAATGAATGAAGGGAAAGTTGAACAAATAGATACGCCTGAAGGATTTATGTCAAATCCACAAAGTGATTTTGTTAAACAATTTATGGGTGACCATTTAAAACGCGATACACGCAATATAAAATTACGTGATGTTATTAACCATGACGCCGCACAAATAGATGAGTTGCAGCATGAATATCCAAAACTTGATGGAGAAGCTACGATAAAAGATGCCTATCCATATCTAGCACAACATGCTGCAGTCATTGTCACTGATAAACAAGATAATAAACAACATATTTTAAAACGAGAAGATATGTTTATTTACTTATCAGAAACTAAAGGAGGGAGCAACTAA
- a CDS encoding ABC transporter permease/substrate-binding protein, protein MHEFIQTLSDRKGELVTTIFEHIQLSFIALLIAALIGVPLGILLTKTKKISEIVMNIAAVLQTIPSLALLGLMIPLFGIGKVPAVIALVVYALLPILRNTYTGIEEVDPSLVEAAKGIGMKPGRRLAKVELPIAMPVIMAGIRTAMVLIIGTATLAALIGAGGLGDLILLGIDRNNSSLILIGAIPAALLAILFDLVLRYMQKLSYKKLIISLVSIAVILLLVIIGPMLANKGDKITIAGKLGSEPSVITNMYKILIEENTNDTVDVKDGMGKTSFLFNALKSDDIDGYLEFTGTVLGELTKEKLTSKEEPKVYNQAKTSLEHKYNMTMLKPMKYNNTYTLAVKEDFAKKNNIKTIGDLNKVKDKIKPGFTLEFNDREDGYPAVKKAYGLNLGKVRTMEPKLRYQAVQKGDINLIDAYSTDAELKQYHMVALKDDKHVFPPYQGAPMFKQSYLKKHPEIKAPLNKLAGKISDEDMQEMNYQVTVKNKDPYTVAKNYLKKHHLIK, encoded by the coding sequence ATGCATGAGTTTATTCAAACGCTCTCTGACCGTAAAGGGGAACTTGTAACGACAATATTTGAACATATACAACTGTCATTTATTGCATTACTCATTGCTGCCTTAATAGGTGTACCATTGGGTATATTATTAACAAAAACTAAAAAAATATCAGAAATTGTCATGAATATCGCTGCTGTGTTACAGACTATACCATCATTAGCATTATTAGGTTTGATGATTCCGTTATTTGGTATAGGCAAAGTACCTGCAGTCATTGCACTTGTCGTATATGCTTTATTACCAATATTACGTAATACATATACAGGTATAGAAGAGGTAGATCCTTCTTTAGTCGAAGCGGCAAAAGGTATAGGTATGAAGCCTGGACGTAGACTCGCTAAAGTTGAATTGCCAATCGCAATGCCTGTCATTATGGCAGGTATTAGAACTGCGATGGTGCTAATTATCGGTACAGCAACATTAGCAGCGCTAATTGGTGCAGGTGGTCTTGGTGACCTTATTTTACTAGGCATTGACCGTAACAATTCATCGTTAATATTAATTGGTGCAATTCCTGCAGCGTTACTTGCTATACTATTTGATTTAGTACTGCGTTACATGCAAAAGCTGTCATACAAAAAATTAATTATTTCGTTAGTTTCTATAGCGGTAATCTTATTACTTGTCATTATAGGTCCTATGTTAGCTAATAAAGGCGATAAAATAACTATTGCTGGTAAATTAGGTTCTGAGCCATCAGTAATTACAAATATGTATAAGATTCTTATAGAAGAAAATACGAATGATACTGTTGATGTAAAGGATGGTATGGGTAAAACATCATTCTTATTCAATGCTTTAAAATCAGATGATATAGATGGTTATTTAGAATTTACAGGTACGGTATTGGGTGAATTAACAAAAGAAAAATTAACATCTAAAGAAGAACCAAAAGTTTATAATCAGGCTAAAACGAGCTTAGAACATAAATACAACATGACGATGTTAAAACCAATGAAATATAATAATACTTATACATTGGCTGTGAAGGAAGACTTCGCGAAGAAAAATAATATTAAAACGATTGGTGATTTAAACAAAGTTAAAGATAAAATTAAACCTGGTTTTACTTTAGAATTTAATGACCGTGAAGATGGTTATCCAGCAGTCAAAAAAGCCTATGGTTTAAACCTAGGTAAAGTTAGAACGATGGAACCTAAATTGAGATATCAAGCCGTCCAAAAAGGGGACATTAATCTGATTGATGCATACTCTACCGATGCTGAATTAAAACAGTATCATATGGTTGCATTAAAGGATGATAAACATGTTTTCCCACCTTATCAAGGCGCGCCGATGTTTAAACAGTCATACTTGAAAAAGCATCCTGAAATAAAAGCACCATTGAATAAATTAGCTGGTAAAATTTCTGATGAAGACATGCAAGAAATGAATTATCAAGTGACTGTTAAAAACAAAGATCCATATACTGTGGCAAAAAATTATTTGAAAAAACATCATTTAATTAAATAA
- the recQ gene encoding DNA helicase RecQ yields the protein MEATLSHYFGYDTFRPGQKEIISKIISHRNVLGVLPTGGGKSICYQVPGLMLGGTTIVISPLISLMKDQVDQLKASGISAAFLNSSLTQKQQKAIEQQLLNGEIQFLYVAPERFDNDYFISLLHQLPIRLVAFDEAHCISKWGHDFRPSYQDVIYKVFDLPQDFAIVALTATATAEVQKDIMSRLNINKADEVKTSTKRRNLVFKVNPTYQRQKFVIDYVNQHKQEAGIIYCSTRKQVEELHEALEDNNVNSTIYHAGLTNKERERAQNDFVYDRVRVVVATNAFGMGIDKSNVRFVIHYNMPGDMESYYQEAGRAGRDGLKSDCILLFSERDIGLHQYFISSSKADDDYKDKMGEKLTKMIQYTKTKKCLEATLVHYFEPNEKLEECQQCSNCVRENKTYDMTHEAKMIISCIARMKQQESYGVIIQVLRGELTDYIRYCEYDKLSTHGIMKDYTTSDLSHLIDELRFKGYLNENDEILTCDSNVKSLLNAEKVVFTTPFKRKSKEKVSINTVEGVDKALFDELKGVRQKLSEQLDIAPVSVFSDYTLEEFAKRKPESKQDMISIDGVGSYKLKHYCPKFLETIQSYKAQI from the coding sequence ATGGAAGCAACTTTATCACATTATTTTGGTTACGACACCTTCCGTCCTGGCCAAAAAGAAATCATAAGTAAAATTATATCTCATCGTAATGTGTTAGGTGTATTACCTACAGGTGGGGGAAAATCAATTTGTTATCAAGTACCAGGTTTAATGCTGGGGGGGACGACGATTGTTATCAGTCCATTAATTTCATTAATGAAAGACCAAGTAGATCAATTAAAAGCGTCAGGCATTAGCGCTGCGTTTTTAAATAGTAGTTTGACTCAAAAACAACAAAAAGCTATTGAACAACAATTATTAAATGGTGAAATACAGTTTTTATATGTAGCACCAGAACGTTTTGATAATGATTACTTTATTAGCTTATTACATCAACTTCCAATTCGACTAGTCGCGTTTGATGAAGCACACTGTATATCAAAATGGGGACATGACTTTAGACCTAGTTATCAAGATGTCATCTACAAAGTCTTTGACTTACCGCAAGACTTTGCCATTGTAGCTTTAACGGCAACAGCGACGGCAGAAGTTCAAAAAGATATTATGTCACGCTTAAATATTAATAAGGCTGATGAAGTGAAGACAAGTACTAAACGAAGAAATTTAGTATTTAAAGTAAACCCTACCTATCAACGACAAAAGTTTGTGATTGATTACGTAAATCAGCATAAACAAGAGGCGGGTATTATTTATTGTTCGACGCGTAAACAAGTAGAAGAATTACATGAAGCGCTGGAGGATAATAATGTTAATAGCACGATTTATCATGCAGGTTTAACTAACAAAGAACGAGAACGAGCGCAAAATGATTTTGTCTATGACCGTGTGAGGGTCGTAGTAGCTACGAATGCCTTTGGTATGGGTATAGATAAATCTAACGTACGTTTCGTTATTCACTACAACATGCCGGGAGATATGGAGTCATATTATCAAGAAGCGGGCCGTGCAGGCCGTGACGGTTTGAAAAGTGATTGTATTTTACTCTTTAGTGAACGTGATATCGGATTACATCAATATTTTATTTCATCATCCAAAGCCGACGATGATTATAAAGACAAGATGGGCGAAAAATTAACTAAGATGATTCAATATACGAAGACTAAAAAATGTTTAGAAGCGACGTTAGTACATTATTTTGAACCAAACGAAAAGTTAGAAGAATGCCAACAATGTAGTAATTGTGTTCGTGAAAATAAAACATATGATATGACACATGAAGCGAAGATGATTATTAGCTGTATTGCGCGTATGAAGCAGCAAGAAAGCTATGGCGTGATTATTCAAGTGTTACGTGGCGAACTAACGGATTATATTCGTTATTGCGAATATGATAAGTTATCGACACATGGCATTATGAAAGATTATACGACGTCTGATTTAAGTCATCTTATCGACGAATTACGTTTTAAAGGTTATTTAAATGAAAACGATGAGATTCTTACTTGTGATAGTAACGTTAAGTCGTTATTAAATGCTGAAAAAGTCGTATTTACTACACCATTTAAACGTAAGTCGAAAGAGAAAGTAAGCATCAATACAGTTGAAGGTGTAGATAAAGCATTATTCGATGAATTAAAAGGTGTACGCCAAAAACTAAGTGAACAATTAGATATCGCGCCAGTTAGCGTATTTTCTGACTATACATTAGAAGAATTTGCTAAACGTAAACCAGAATCAAAGCAAGATATGATTTCTATTGATGGCGTAGGTAGTTATAAATTAAAGCATTATTGTCCGAAGTTTTTAGAAACCATTCAATCATATAAAGCTCAAATTTAA